Proteins encoded by one window of Blautia luti:
- a CDS encoding urease accessory protein UreF, which produces MSEKQFYLLQVNDALFPIGGYSHSQGLETYIQRGIVHDADTAREYITHKIKWNLAYTELLAARLAYEAAEKKDLQELLYLEELLEASRIPMEQREAARKMGSRFAKTIEKLGLSISETGIFREYLDARKGKAVNHCCIYGVFCAEMQISLEEALTHYLYAQTSAIVTNCVKTIPLSQTSGQQLLSGCYGEFDEILKDIMNRSEEDLCLSAPGFDIRGIQHEKLYSRLYMS; this is translated from the coding sequence ATGTCAGAAAAACAGTTCTATCTTTTACAGGTAAATGATGCGCTGTTTCCCATCGGAGGATATTCCCATTCCCAGGGACTTGAAACTTATATTCAGCGTGGAATTGTCCACGATGCAGACACAGCCAGAGAGTATATTACTCACAAAATCAAATGGAACCTTGCATATACAGAACTTCTGGCAGCCAGACTTGCATACGAAGCCGCAGAGAAAAAAGACCTGCAGGAACTTCTGTACCTGGAAGAACTTCTGGAAGCATCCAGAATTCCTATGGAACAGAGAGAAGCCGCCAGAAAAATGGGTTCCCGTTTCGCAAAAACCATTGAAAAGCTAGGGCTTTCCATCAGTGAAACAGGGATTTTCAGAGAATATCTGGATGCGAGAAAGGGAAAAGCAGTAAATCATTGCTGTATTTACGGAGTTTTTTGTGCGGAAATGCAGATTTCTCTGGAAGAAGCGCTGACGCATTATCTATACGCACAGACATCTGCAATCGTCACCAACTGCGTAAAAACAATTCCACTCAGCCAGACATCCGGGCAGCAGCTTCTGAGCGGATGTTATGGTGAGTTTGATGAGATATTAAAGGATATCATGAACAGAAGCGAGGAGGACTTATGTCTCTCTGCACCTGGATTTGATATCAGAGGAATCCAGCACGAGAAGCTGTATTCCAGATTATATATGTCGTAA
- a CDS encoding ferritin-like domain-containing protein, producing the protein MILKEKERSVIEDLQTQEKSCVEKYGKYAEQARDPELKNLFRNIQQEEQKHYESLSMILSGSVPECNCNDRSGRDYQPKAVYTAMSSPEDKQHDAFLATDCIGTEKLVSGTYNDDVFAFGDSGVRKLLADIQIEEQNHAEMLYKYKTVNGMA; encoded by the coding sequence ATGATTTTAAAAGAAAAGGAACGTTCAGTAATCGAAGATCTTCAGACACAAGAGAAAAGCTGTGTGGAAAAGTATGGAAAATACGCAGAACAGGCCAGAGACCCGGAGCTTAAAAATCTTTTCCGGAATATCCAGCAGGAAGAACAGAAGCATTATGAGTCTTTGTCAATGATTCTTTCCGGAAGTGTGCCTGAATGTAACTGTAATGACAGATCAGGCAGAGACTATCAGCCAAAAGCAGTCTATACAGCCATGAGTTCACCGGAAGATAAACAACACGATGCGTTTCTTGCAACAGACTGTATTGGTACAGAGAAGCTAGTGTCAGGAACATACAATGATGATGTATTTGCCTTTGGCGATAGTGGTGTACGCAAGCTGCTGGCAGATATCCAGATTGAGGAGCAGAATCATGCGGAGATGCTGTATAAGTATAAAACAGTGAATGGAATGGCATAA
- a CDS encoding MATE family efflux transporter produces the protein MTTSMIKGNPLKLMLQFAFPLLLGNLLQQTYNIIDAAIVGQILGAKALASVGASSSIQFLVLGFCMGSCTGFGVPVAKYFGAEKIEKMRDYIFNGAVLCAGIAVILTALCSVLCPQILHILSVPEDIYDNAYSYLLIIFLGIPFTILYNYLSSILRSVGDSRTPFIFLALSAVLNIFLDLFCIVVLKLGCAGAAIATISAQAISGILCLIFIIRKMKLLWLKKENRVIKRDAVKELLAMGMPTGLQFSITAIGSMVMQSANNGLGSTYVSAFTAAMKIKQFTMCPFDAIATSASVFCSQNLGAGQSDRIKKGLRCGITVGVGYGIAAGILLIFAGRTLSMLFVGKSAVAVLDASAKYLRCMGFFYWSLGILNVARMVTQGLGYSGRAVFSGVTEMIARTVVCLGFVGTFGFTAICFADQTAWITATCYIFPTCLWCIRKSARMLEIKIRKKHLDH, from the coding sequence ATGACAACATCTATGATAAAAGGCAATCCGCTGAAACTGATGTTACAGTTCGCGTTTCCTTTACTGTTAGGAAATTTGCTGCAACAGACCTATAATATTATTGATGCTGCGATCGTAGGCCAGATTCTTGGCGCAAAAGCACTGGCAAGTGTAGGAGCCAGCAGCAGTATTCAGTTTCTGGTACTGGGATTCTGCATGGGAAGCTGTACAGGCTTTGGTGTTCCTGTAGCTAAATATTTCGGTGCAGAGAAAATAGAAAAAATGCGGGATTATATCTTTAATGGAGCTGTATTATGTGCAGGAATCGCAGTGATCCTGACAGCATTATGCAGTGTTTTATGTCCTCAGATTCTGCATATTTTATCTGTACCAGAGGACATTTATGACAATGCATATAGTTATCTGCTAATCATTTTCCTGGGGATTCCCTTTACGATTTTATATAACTACCTGTCCAGTATTTTGCGGTCAGTGGGAGACAGCAGGACACCGTTTATATTTCTGGCGTTATCTGCTGTTCTGAACATTTTTCTGGATTTATTCTGTATCGTAGTGCTGAAACTTGGATGTGCCGGAGCTGCCATTGCAACCATTTCCGCACAGGCGATCAGTGGAATCTTGTGCCTTATTTTTATCATCCGCAAGATGAAACTTCTGTGGCTCAAGAAAGAAAACAGGGTAATAAAGAGGGATGCAGTAAAGGAACTTCTGGCAATGGGAATGCCTACGGGACTTCAGTTCTCCATCACAGCTATCGGAAGTATGGTTATGCAGTCTGCCAATAACGGGCTTGGAAGTACATATGTATCAGCCTTTACTGCAGCAATGAAGATTAAGCAGTTTACCATGTGTCCATTTGATGCTATCGCAACATCTGCATCTGTATTCTGCAGCCAAAATCTGGGAGCAGGACAGTCTGACAGGATTAAGAAAGGATTGCGGTGTGGTATTACAGTGGGAGTAGGATATGGTATTGCGGCGGGAATTTTACTGATTTTTGCAGGGCGTACACTTTCTATGCTGTTTGTTGGAAAGAGTGCGGTGGCAGTTTTGGATGCCTCTGCCAAATACCTCAGATGTATGGGATTTTTCTACTGGAGTCTTGGTATTCTCAATGTCGCCCGTATGGTAACTCAGGGACTTGGATATTCTGGTAGAGCCGTTTTCTCCGGCGTAACAGAAATGATCGCCAGAACAGTTGTCTGTCTTGGATTTGTAGGAACTTTTGGCTTTACAGCCATCTGCTTCGCAGACCAGACTGCCTGGATCACAGCAACCTGCTATATTTTTCCGACATGCCTGTGGTGCATCCGAAAGTCTGCCAGAATGTTGGAAATAAAAATTCGCAAAAAACATCTTGACCATTAA
- a CDS encoding DUF6783 domain-containing protein — protein MCVTIYGKFCSNKGVVAGYGNQIRAKYIAKWGVQIMGMIFQTRSSNYLMASIMTNFTKFFIKYPNIYTIIFFVK, from the coding sequence ATGTGCGTCACAATTTATGGGAAATTTTGTTCGAATAAGGGCGTCGTAGCGGGTTACGGAAACCAAATTCGGGCAAAATATATCGCAAAGTGGGGCGTGCAGATTATGGGAATGATTTTTCAAACACGCTCTAGCAATTATCTTATGGCTTCTATCATGACAAATTTTACAAAATTTTTCATAAAATATCCCAACATTTATACCATCATATTTTTTGTAAAATAA
- a CDS encoding substrate-binding domain-containing protein codes for MKKKIATILTAAVIGATAFTTIVSAASGDITVVSREDGSGTRGAFVELFGIEEEKDGEKVDMTTDEASVTNSTSVMMTTVAGDENAIGYISLGSLDDTVKAVKIDGVEATVDNVSNDSYKIARPFNILTSDKESDAAKDFVNYIMSSDGQKIVEDNGYIKEAADAKAYEAADGVSGKVVVAGSSSVTPVMEKLAEGYEAVNKDVTVEVQQSDSTTGVNMAAEGTADIGMASRDLKDEEKDLGLTATVIARDGIAVIVNKDNDVDELTSDQVKAVYTGETTTWEDLAK; via the coding sequence ATGAAGAAAAAAATCGCAACAATCCTTACAGCAGCAGTTATCGGAGCAACAGCTTTCACAACAATCGTAAGTGCAGCAAGCGGAGACATCACAGTTGTATCCCGTGAGGATGGTTCCGGTACACGTGGAGCATTCGTAGAACTGTTTGGAATCGAAGAAGAAAAAGACGGTGAGAAAGTAGATATGACTACAGATGAAGCAAGTGTAACAAACAGCACATCTGTTATGATGACAACTGTTGCAGGTGATGAAAATGCAATCGGTTATATCTCACTTGGTTCTCTGGATGATACAGTAAAGGCAGTTAAGATTGATGGCGTAGAAGCTACTGTAGATAATGTTTCCAATGATTCTTACAAGATCGCACGTCCATTCAACATCCTTACATCTGATAAAGAAAGCGATGCAGCAAAGGATTTCGTAAACTACATTATGAGCTCTGACGGACAGAAGATCGTAGAGGACAACGGTTATATCAAAGAAGCAGCAGATGCTAAGGCTTATGAAGCAGCAGACGGAGTTTCCGGTAAAGTAGTAGTTGCAGGTTCTTCTTCAGTAACACCGGTTATGGAGAAACTTGCAGAAGGCTATGAAGCAGTAAACAAAGACGTAACTGTAGAAGTTCAGCAGAGTGATTCCACAACAGGTGTAAACATGGCAGCAGAAGGAACAGCAGATATCGGTATGGCATCCCGTGACCTGAAGGATGAAGAGAAAGACCTTGGTCTTACAGCTACAGTTATCGCAAGAGATGGTATCGCAGTTATCGTAAACAAAGACAATGATGTTGATGAACTTACAAGCGATCAGGTAAAAGCTGTATACACAGGCGAGACTACTACATGGGAAGACCTTGCTAAATAA
- the ureC gene encoding urease subunit alpha: MSTKISGSKYAAMYGPTTGDKVRLADTSLVIEVEKDYTTYGDEVKFGGGKTIRDGMGQSVKTCSKDGDLDLVITNALIVDSTGIVKADIGIKDGKIAGIGKAGNPDIMDGVTPGMTVGASTEALAGEGMIVTAGGIDTHIHFISPQQIDCALYSGVTTMIGGGTGPADGTNATTCTPGPWNLKMMLKAAEEYPMNLGFLGKGNCSDEAPLIEQVKAGAMGLKIHEDWGATPAVINHCLNVADEYDVQVAIHTDTLNEGGCVEDTLAAIGGRTIHTYHTEGAGGGHAPDIIRAAAAPNVLPSSTNPTMPYTVNTLDEHLDMLMVCHHLDKRIPEDVAFADSRIRPETIAAEDVLHDMGIFSMMSSDSQAMGRVGEVITRTWQTASKMKDERGALPEDAEHDNDNFRVKRYISKYTINPAITHGISQYVGSVEEGKFADLVLWNPVFFGAKPDIIIKGGMIIASKMGDANASIPTTQPVLYQPMFAAHGKAKNEACLTFVSQAAMDENVKEKYGLEKTVVPVKGCRNISKKDMVFNDRTPELTVDPETYKVTVDGEEITSKPAEKLPLTQLYSLF, encoded by the coding sequence ATGAGTACAAAAATTTCCGGAAGCAAATATGCGGCAATGTATGGCCCGACTACAGGAGATAAGGTACGTCTGGCAGATACAAGCCTTGTGATCGAGGTAGAAAAAGATTATACAACCTATGGAGACGAAGTAAAGTTCGGCGGCGGCAAGACAATTCGCGACGGTATGGGACAGTCTGTAAAAACCTGCAGTAAAGACGGAGATCTGGATCTGGTAATTACTAATGCATTGATCGTAGACTCCACAGGAATCGTAAAGGCAGATATTGGTATCAAAGACGGCAAGATCGCAGGAATCGGTAAAGCCGGAAACCCGGACATCATGGATGGCGTCACACCTGGAATGACAGTGGGCGCATCTACAGAAGCACTTGCAGGAGAGGGAATGATCGTAACTGCAGGTGGAATTGATACCCATATCCATTTCATCAGTCCGCAGCAGATCGACTGTGCATTATACAGCGGTGTAACTACTATGATCGGTGGTGGTACAGGCCCTGCAGACGGTACAAATGCGACTACCTGTACACCTGGACCATGGAACTTAAAAATGATGTTAAAGGCAGCCGAGGAATACCCGATGAACTTAGGTTTCCTTGGAAAAGGTAACTGCTCAGACGAAGCTCCTCTCATTGAGCAGGTCAAGGCCGGAGCTATGGGACTGAAGATTCATGAGGACTGGGGTGCAACACCTGCAGTTATCAATCACTGTCTGAATGTGGCAGATGAATATGATGTACAGGTTGCCATCCATACAGACACATTAAATGAAGGTGGATGTGTGGAAGATACACTTGCAGCCATCGGCGGCAGAACCATCCACACTTATCATACAGAGGGTGCAGGCGGTGGACATGCACCAGATATCATCCGCGCAGCAGCAGCTCCGAACGTACTGCCATCCTCCACAAACCCAACAATGCCATATACAGTAAACACTTTGGATGAGCATCTGGATATGCTTATGGTCTGCCATCATCTTGACAAGAGAATCCCGGAAGATGTTGCATTTGCAGATTCCCGAATCCGTCCTGAGACAATCGCAGCAGAGGATGTTCTTCATGATATGGGTATCTTCAGTATGATGAGCTCTGACTCTCAGGCTATGGGACGTGTAGGTGAGGTTATTACACGTACCTGGCAGACAGCAAGTAAGATGAAAGATGAGAGAGGTGCACTTCCGGAAGATGCAGAACATGACAATGACAACTTCCGTGTAAAACGTTATATCTCCAAATATACCATCAACCCGGCAATCACACACGGTATTTCCCAGTATGTGGGCTCTGTGGAAGAAGGTAAATTCGCAGACCTCGTTCTCTGGAATCCTGTATTCTTTGGTGCAAAACCGGATATTATCATCAAAGGCGGTATGATCATTGCATCTAAGATGGGCGATGCAAATGCATCCATTCCGACTACACAGCCGGTTCTCTATCAGCCAATGTTTGCAGCTCATGGAAAAGCTAAGAACGAAGCCTGCCTGACCTTTGTATCCCAGGCTGCCATGGATGAGAATGTAAAAGAGAAATACGGTCTTGAGAAAACTGTAGTACCTGTAAAGGGATGCAGAAATATCAGCAAAAAAGATATGGTATTTAACGACAGAACACCGGAACTGACAGTAGATCCGGAGACATATAAGGTTACTGTTGACGGCGAAGAGATCACTTCCAAACCGGCAGAGAAGCTTCCACTGACACAGCTTTACAGTCTGTTCTAA
- a CDS encoding DUF6783 domain-containing protein codes for MVSVTRYDALIRTKFPINCDAHLAKSIFRTLIHKLLTDIQMEEQQYVETSYNLICLLAVCDYKR; via the coding sequence TTGGTTTCCGTAACCCGCTACGACGCCCTTATTCGAACAAAATTTCCCATAAATTGTGACGCACATCTTGCAAAAAGCATATTTAGAACTCTTATACATAAACTCCTGACAGACATCCAGATGGAAGAACAGCAATACGTGGAGACCTCCTATAATCTCATCTGCCTTTTGGCTGTTTGCGATTATAAAAGATAA
- a CDS encoding urease accessory protein UreD yields MDNKFGKISRISACAALKDGKTILEDLSFTAPYKIMMPFEKENGGIQIMPLCASAGIMAGDSQEFSYHVKEGADLEVLSQSFEKIHKMDEGSAARTIEVQVDQNATLYYYPQPVIPFAQSAFDSKMTIHLEDETSRLFLLEIISCGRNAHDERFQYRRFSSKVLLYRGDKLIYRDNTRYEPDKMPMEGIGMYEGYTHMANLFLSKICSRDGENCSQESGTVKTADSTINLELQEKIWQILDEDSEIDGGVTRLTTGDLALRIFGHRAQKLQQVAEKIKKLYETEQR; encoded by the coding sequence ATGGATAACAAATTCGGAAAGATATCCCGTATCAGCGCCTGCGCAGCCTTAAAAGACGGCAAGACCATTCTCGAAGATCTGTCTTTCACAGCACCATACAAGATTATGATGCCCTTCGAAAAAGAAAACGGTGGGATCCAGATAATGCCTCTCTGTGCTTCCGCCGGAATTATGGCAGGTGATTCCCAGGAATTTTCCTACCATGTAAAGGAAGGTGCAGATCTGGAAGTCCTGTCCCAGTCCTTTGAGAAAATCCACAAAATGGACGAAGGCTCAGCCGCCCGAACTATTGAAGTACAGGTAGACCAAAACGCTACATTATACTACTATCCCCAGCCGGTTATTCCTTTTGCACAGTCAGCCTTTGACAGCAAGATGACTATCCATCTGGAAGACGAAACCTCTCGTTTATTCCTGCTGGAGATTATCTCCTGCGGCCGAAATGCACACGATGAACGCTTTCAGTACCGCAGATTCTCCTCAAAAGTCCTGCTGTACAGAGGGGACAAACTCATCTATCGCGACAACACCCGCTACGAACCGGACAAAATGCCCATGGAAGGAATCGGAATGTACGAGGGCTACACACATATGGCAAACCTGTTTCTCTCTAAAATCTGCAGCAGAGATGGTGAAAACTGCAGTCAGGAATCCGGAACTGTTAAAACGGCAGATTCAACAATCAATCTGGAACTTCAGGAAAAAATCTGGCAGATTCTTGACGAAGATTCAGAAATAGATGGCGGAGTTACCCGTCTCACAACCGGAGATCTGGCATTGAGAATCTTCGGTCATCGTGCTCAGAAACTGCAGCAGGTAGCGGAAAAAATCAAAAAGTTATACGAAACAGAACAGAGATAA
- the pstC gene encoding phosphate ABC transporter permease subunit PstC codes for MNHFKEKAMKCVFLIAACTSVLAVFLICAFLFANGIPAIGKIGPLKFLLGTKWKPSNDIFGILPMIVASIYVTAGAILLGVPIALFTSIFMARYCPKKIYRPLKSGIELMAGVPSIVYGFFGLVLIVPLIRQTFGGTGTSMLAACVLLGMMILPTIIGVTESAIRSVPESYYEGSLALGATKERSIFCVMLPAAKSGILAAVVLGIGRAIGETMAVVMVAGNQPRMPQGILKGVRTMTANIVTEMGYATGLHREALIATAVVLFIFILIINLSLSLLNRRAEHAN; via the coding sequence ATGAACCACTTTAAAGAAAAAGCCATGAAATGTGTATTTCTGATCGCAGCCTGTACTTCAGTGCTGGCAGTATTTCTGATCTGTGCATTTCTGTTTGCTAATGGAATCCCGGCTATCGGGAAAATCGGTCCGCTGAAGTTCCTGCTGGGAACAAAGTGGAAGCCGTCAAACGATATTTTTGGAATCCTTCCAATGATCGTAGCAAGTATTTACGTAACTGCAGGTGCCATTCTTTTGGGTGTGCCCATCGCGTTATTTACTTCCATTTTTATGGCGCGCTACTGCCCGAAAAAAATTTACAGACCATTGAAATCAGGAATTGAACTGATGGCAGGCGTACCGTCTATTGTATATGGTTTCTTTGGACTGGTTCTTATCGTTCCGCTGATCAGACAAACCTTTGGAGGAACCGGGACAAGTATGCTGGCAGCCTGTGTTTTACTTGGAATGATGATCCTTCCGACCATCATCGGAGTTACAGAATCTGCCATCCGCAGCGTACCGGAGAGCTATTATGAAGGTTCTCTTGCACTGGGAGCAACCAAAGAGAGAAGCATTTTCTGTGTTATGCTTCCGGCAGCAAAATCCGGTATTCTGGCAGCAGTTGTTCTTGGAATCGGACGTGCCATCGGAGAAACAATGGCGGTTGTTATGGTAGCAGGAAACCAGCCGAGAATGCCTCAGGGAATCCTGAAAGGTGTCCGTACCATGACTGCAAACATTGTTACTGAGATGGGATATGCAACAGGTCTTCACAGAGAAGCCCTGATCGCAACAGCAGTGGTGTTATTTATCTTTATCCTTATCATTAACCTGAGTCTTTCTTTACTGAACAGGAGGGCAGAACATGCAAATTGA
- the ureG gene encoding urease accessory protein UreG: MSYVKIGVAGPVGSGKTALIEALSRKMAKDYSIGVITNDIYTKEDAQFLAKNSVLPVERIIGVETGGCPHTAIREDASMNLEAVDEMMERFPDIELLFIESGGDNLSATFSPELVDATIFVIDVAEGDKIPRKGGPGITRSDLLVINKIDLAPYVGASLEVMERDSRKMRGDRPFQFTNIRGDENVDKVVEWIKKNVLLEGM, encoded by the coding sequence ATGTCATACGTAAAAATCGGAGTTGCCGGACCGGTAGGTTCCGGAAAAACAGCACTTATTGAAGCACTGTCAAGAAAGATGGCAAAGGATTACAGTATTGGTGTCATCACAAATGATATCTACACAAAAGAAGATGCCCAGTTCCTTGCAAAGAACAGCGTTCTTCCTGTAGAAAGAATTATTGGTGTAGAGACAGGCGGATGCCCTCACACAGCCATCCGTGAAGATGCTTCCATGAATCTGGAAGCAGTAGATGAGATGATGGAACGCTTCCCTGATATTGAACTTCTTTTCATCGAAAGCGGCGGAGATAACCTGTCTGCAACATTCAGTCCGGAGCTGGTAGATGCAACTATCTTCGTCATTGATGTAGCAGAAGGAGATAAGATTCCGCGTAAAGGCGGTCCTGGAATCACACGTTCTGATCTTCTTGTAATTAATAAGATAGACCTGGCTCCATATGTAGGTGCAAGTCTGGAAGTAATGGAAAGAGACTCCAGAAAAATGCGTGGTGACAGACCATTCCAGTTTACAAATATCCGCGGAGATGAGAATGTAGATAAAGTGGTAGAGTGGATCAAGAAAAACGTACTCCTAGAAGGAATGTAA
- a CDS encoding arsenate reductase family protein → MSMKVLVYRKCSTCMKALKWLDEHNISYEERAIKEENPTYEELKEWYTKSGLPLKKFFNTSGMLYKEMGLKDKLKDMSEDEQLKLLATDGMLVKRPLVIGDDFVLTGFKEKEWIEAMHV, encoded by the coding sequence ATGTCTATGAAAGTTTTAGTTTACCGCAAATGCAGTACCTGCATGAAAGCTCTGAAATGGCTGGATGAACACAATATCAGTTATGAAGAACGGGCTATTAAAGAAGAAAATCCTACCTATGAAGAATTAAAAGAATGGTACACCAAAAGTGGTCTTCCACTGAAGAAATTCTTTAATACAAGTGGGATGCTCTATAAGGAAATGGGATTGAAAGATAAGTTAAAAGATATGTCTGAAGATGAACAGCTGAAGCTTCTTGCCACAGACGGAATGCTGGTGAAACGACCGCTGGTGATCGGGGATGACTTTGTACTTACCGGATTTAAAGAAAAAGAATGGATTGAGGCTATGCACGTATAA
- a CDS encoding AmiS/UreI family transporter, whose translation MLGVCLLFVGIVLINNGMCSLYNVDGKSTAIMNIFTGGLSLFINFVNLVQGNYYAAGTGLLFCFTYLFVALSKFLKASPIPFAWFSTFVAINAVIFGTIEGFTGSTALGITPDLRWAAIWYLWAILWGTAFVEDICGKKLGKFVPYLQVFEGIVTAWVPGVMMLLQIW comes from the coding sequence ATGTTAGGAGTTTGTCTTTTATTCGTAGGAATCGTACTGATCAACAACGGTATGTGTTCTTTATACAATGTAGACGGAAAATCAACCGCCATTATGAACATCTTTACAGGTGGTCTTTCTTTATTTATTAACTTTGTCAATCTGGTGCAGGGCAATTATTATGCAGCAGGAACAGGATTACTGTTCTGCTTTACCTATCTTTTCGTAGCTCTGAGTAAATTCCTGAAAGCAAGCCCGATTCCATTTGCATGGTTTTCTACTTTTGTAGCCATCAATGCAGTGATTTTCGGTACAATCGAGGGATTTACAGGAAGCACTGCACTGGGAATCACACCGGATCTGCGTTGGGCAGCAATCTGGTATCTGTGGGCAATTCTCTGGGGAACTGCTTTTGTAGAAGACATCTGCGGAAAGAAACTGGGAAAATTCGTTCCATATCTTCAGGTATTTGAAGGAATCGTAACTGCATGGGTTCCTGGAGTTATGATGTTACTTCAGATTTGGTAA
- the ureA gene encoding urease subunit gamma, which produces MRLNPKEQEKLMLHMAGNLAKERKERGLKLNYVEALAYISSELLELARDGKTVVELMQLGTKILTKDDVMDGVADMIGEVQVEATFPDGTKLVTVHNPIQ; this is translated from the coding sequence ATGAGGCTGAATCCCAAAGAACAGGAAAAATTAATGCTTCATATGGCAGGAAATCTTGCAAAAGAGAGAAAGGAAAGAGGTCTGAAACTGAATTACGTGGAGGCACTTGCGTATATCAGTTCTGAACTCCTGGAGCTTGCAAGAGATGGTAAAACAGTAGTAGAGCTGATGCAGCTTGGAACCAAGATCCTTACAAAGGATGACGTAATGGACGGTGTTGCTGATATGATCGGTGAAGTTCAGGTAGAGGCAACATTTCCGGATGGAACCAAGCTTGTGACAGTACATAATCCAATTCAGTAA
- a CDS encoding urease accessory protein UreE yields MLCEQVLGKLHDFDTTGKTIEYVDIEWHEAFKKIHKKTTDKGTEVGIRMDDSILARGLYQDDVIYADNEKLVVVNTPPCEVIRVSLTPGHEKMSAKVCYEIGNRHAPLFWGENDSFITIYNEPMLVMLQKIHGVQAEKEVLKLDFDKRISASIHNHHH; encoded by the coding sequence ATGCTGTGTGAACAGGTTTTAGGAAAGCTTCATGACTTTGATACTACAGGAAAAACAATAGAATATGTAGATATTGAATGGCACGAAGCATTCAAGAAAATACATAAAAAAACAACAGACAAAGGAACAGAAGTGGGAATCCGCATGGACGATTCCATTCTCGCCAGAGGTCTGTATCAGGATGATGTGATCTACGCAGATAATGAGAAGCTTGTAGTGGTAAATACACCGCCATGCGAAGTTATCCGTGTTTCTCTGACTCCCGGACATGAGAAAATGTCTGCAAAGGTCTGCTACGAAATCGGCAACAGACACGCACCGCTTTTCTGGGGAGAGAATGATTCGTTTATCACGATCTATAACGAGCCCATGCTTGTCATGCTTCAGAAAATCCATGGAGTTCAGGCGGAGAAAGAAGTGCTGAAGCTGGACTTTGACAAGAGAATTTCTGCAAGTATTCATAATCATCATCATTAA
- the ureB gene encoding urease subunit beta yields MKIGEIMAADREITLNEGKKTVTVTVANKGDRPVQVGSHFHFFEVNKCLSFDREKAYGYHLDIPSGTSVRFEPGEEKEVQLTEMGGRQRVFGLNDLTRAQATDDTKAASMETAKLKGFL; encoded by the coding sequence ATGAAGATCGGTGAAATTATGGCCGCAGATCGTGAGATCACACTTAATGAAGGCAAGAAAACAGTGACAGTAACAGTGGCAAACAAAGGCGACAGACCGGTTCAGGTCGGTTCTCATTTTCATTTCTTTGAAGTAAATAAATGCCTTTCTTTTGACAGGGAAAAAGCCTATGGATATCATCTGGACATTCCTTCAGGAACATCTGTAAGATTTGAGCCGGGTGAAGAAAAAGAGGTTCAGCTTACAGAAATGGGCGGCAGACAGAGAGTATTCGGACTGAATGACCTTACCCGCGCCCAGGCAACTGATGATACAAAAGCAGCATCCATGGAAACTGCGAAATTAAAAGGATTTCTGTAA
- a CDS encoding C-GCAxxG-C-C family protein, whose protein sequence is MENLRCEKAVEKKHNGYNCAQAVACSFCKEASMDEDTLKKITQGFGAGLGTMAGTCGAISGAAVVAGLINQDKAGTSQTVRSVMNQFKQQNGTVICKDLKGVETGKVIRSCDDCVRDAVKFLEDALKSEN, encoded by the coding sequence ATGGAAAACTTAAGATGTGAAAAAGCAGTAGAAAAGAAACATAACGGCTATAACTGTGCACAGGCTGTGGCCTGTTCTTTCTGTAAAGAGGCATCTATGGATGAGGATACACTCAAAAAGATCACACAGGGATTCGGTGCAGGTCTTGGCACTATGGCCGGTACATGCGGAGCAATCTCCGGTGCTGCAGTTGTAGCAGGACTTATTAACCAGGACAAAGCAGGAACCTCTCAGACTGTCCGCTCTGTCATGAATCAGTTTAAACAGCAGAACGGAACTGTAATATGTAAAGACTTAAAGGGCGTGGAGACCGGAAAGGTAATCCGCTCCTGTGATGACTGTGTCAGAGATGCGGTGAAATTCCTGGAAGACGCATTAAAATCAGAAAATTGA